One window of the bacterium genome contains the following:
- a CDS encoding CoA pyrophosphatase: MSSTDRSPMPSQARMSNPTIDEEQRRRFDAAEKLRIHESALVRPALRPTEESLRAHFAGPVGRAARELENPHLEPRVSLEDRAKATPASVLLAVVLREAEPTLIVTQRHHGISFPGHWVFPGGRADHGDATPIETAIREAEEEIGLDPDRVEVLGCLGDYVSHSGFRVVPTIALVRPPIDLRPHPGEVETIAEVPLSALTNPAHYFLFRFADRQDRAHFALDFPDDAEREGLMLTGVTVSIAIGFYGELLRGQGLV; this comes from the coding sequence ATGAGCTCGACCGACCGCTCCCCCATGCCCTCGCAGGCCCGCATGTCGAACCCGACCATCGACGAGGAGCAGCGTCGCCGCTTCGACGCCGCCGAGAAGCTCCGAATCCACGAGTCTGCGCTCGTGCGGCCGGCGCTCCGTCCGACGGAGGAGAGTCTGCGCGCCCACTTCGCGGGACCGGTCGGACGGGCGGCTCGGGAGCTCGAGAACCCGCACCTCGAACCCCGGGTGAGCCTCGAGGATCGCGCGAAGGCGACCCCCGCCTCGGTCCTGCTCGCGGTCGTGTTGCGGGAAGCGGAACCCACGTTGATCGTGACTCAGCGCCATCACGGGATCTCCTTCCCGGGCCATTGGGTCTTTCCCGGCGGGCGCGCGGATCACGGCGACGCGACGCCGATCGAGACGGCGATCCGCGAAGCCGAGGAGGAGATCGGGCTCGATCCCGATCGCGTCGAGGTCCTCGGATGCCTCGGTGACTACGTGAGCCACAGCGGCTTCCGGGTCGTCCCGACGATCGCGCTGGTTCGCCCCCCGATCGATCTCCGGCCCCACCCGGGCGAGGTCGAGACGATCGCCGAAGTGCCGCTCTCCGCGCTCACCAATCCCGCCCACTACTTCCTCTTCCGCTTTGCGGACCGCCAGGACCGGGCCCACTTCGCCCTCGACTTCCCCGACGACGCCGAACGCGAGGGCCTGATGTTGACCGGGGTCACGGTCTCGATCGCCATCGGCTTCTACGGCGAGCTGCTGCGCGGTCAGGGACTCGTGTAA
- a CDS encoding paraslipin has protein sequence MELFTIAIIGVVLLAIVVIAKTATIVPQQHAYVIENLGKYSRTLRAGFHILVPFIERIAYKHSLKEMAIDIPEQICITKDNVQVGVDGVLYMQILDPERASYGIQDYIFAIVQLAQTTLRSEIGKIDLDRTFEERALINGNVVSEVDVASDPWGVKVLRYEIRNINPPADVIEAMEKQMRAEREKRAVVLESEGVRDAEINRAEGQKQKVIKESEAKREQQINEAQGEAAAIEAVATATASGLREVASAVEAPGGHEAMQLRVAEQYVAQFGELAKEANSLVIPANLSDIASMLAMATKIVKDDDGPEPPRAPEPMPIRPVDRAD, from the coding sequence ATGGAGCTCTTCACCATCGCCATCATCGGCGTCGTCCTCCTCGCGATCGTGGTGATCGCCAAGACCGCGACGATCGTTCCACAGCAGCACGCCTATGTGATCGAGAACCTCGGCAAGTACAGCCGGACCCTCCGGGCCGGCTTCCACATCCTCGTTCCGTTCATCGAGCGGATCGCCTACAAGCACTCCCTCAAGGAGATGGCGATCGACATCCCGGAGCAGATCTGCATCACGAAGGACAACGTGCAGGTCGGCGTCGACGGTGTGCTGTACATGCAGATCCTCGACCCCGAGCGAGCCTCCTACGGGATCCAGGACTACATCTTCGCGATCGTCCAGCTCGCCCAGACGACCCTCCGCAGCGAGATCGGCAAGATCGATCTCGACCGCACCTTCGAGGAGCGCGCCCTGATCAACGGGAACGTCGTGAGCGAAGTCGACGTCGCGAGCGATCCCTGGGGCGTGAAGGTCCTCCGCTACGAGATCCGGAACATCAATCCTCCCGCCGACGTGATCGAGGCGATGGAGAAGCAGATGCGCGCGGAGCGCGAGAAGCGCGCGGTCGTGCTCGAGTCGGAGGGCGTTCGCGACGCGGAGATCAACCGCGCCGAAGGCCAGAAACAGAAGGTGATCAAGGAGTCCGAGGCGAAGCGCGAGCAGCAGATCAACGAGGCGCAGGGCGAGGCGGCGGCGATCGAAGCCGTCGCGACCGCGACCGCGAGCGGACTGCGCGAGGTCGCCTCGGCGGTCGAGGCGCCCGGAGGCCACGAGGCGATGCAGCTCCGCGTCGCCGAGCAGTACGTCGCGCAGTTCGGCGAGCTCGCGAAGGAGGCCAACAGCCTGGTGATCCCCGCGAATCTGAGCGACATCGCCTCGATGCTCGCGATGGCGACCAAGATCGTGAAGGACGACGACGGACCGGAGCCGCCTCGAGCACCGGAGCCGATGCCCATTCGGCCCGTCGACCGCGCCGACTGA
- a CDS encoding nuclear transport factor 2 family protein, translating into MPTFDRAEVEAAYHHFVEVGDSGDWNAWADLHSEDGVWVERHLGTFQGREAIRKAILEVMKPVPMMVFPVDWHVIEGNRVVYYPWQVMPDPKGGDEVYRFGCVTILEYAGDGLFSRQEDLYNPREGQDVIKRWMEAGGKLAE; encoded by the coding sequence ATGCCTACTTTCGACCGCGCTGAAGTCGAAGCCGCCTATCACCACTTCGTGGAGGTCGGAGACTCGGGCGACTGGAACGCCTGGGCCGACCTCCACAGCGAGGACGGCGTCTGGGTCGAACGCCACCTGGGCACCTTCCAGGGGCGCGAAGCGATCCGCAAGGCGATCCTCGAGGTGATGAAGCCCGTCCCGATGATGGTCTTTCCGGTCGATTGGCACGTGATCGAGGGCAACCGCGTGGTCTACTACCCGTGGCAGGTGATGCCCGACCCGAAGGGTGGCGACGAGGTCTACCGCTTCGGCTGCGTCACGATCCTCGAGTACGCCGGGGACGGGCTCTTCTCCCGCCAGGAGGACCTCTACAACCCGCGCGAGGGACAGGACGTGATCAAGCGCTGGATGGAGGCGGGCGGGAAGCTCGCCGAGTGA
- a CDS encoding TIGR03619 family F420-dependent LLM class oxidoreductase, translating into MEFGFVLPNHVGVEDPYDVVSIGVHAEIAGFDSLWVNHHVINAGYVRERLGTRPYHDALVLLTWLASRTDHARLGTSVLVLPYLHPMVLARELATLDHLSGGRLVVGVGVGSLPDENEAMGVPYKGRGRFADEFLDVMDLLWTRDEASFAGEHFSFEDVISSPKPLQRPRPRILVGGNKRASMRRVAQRGDGWHPLMLSPEGVRNRMDFLREEAASAGRPEVAERVSVRVDMSRVHPGTVAEYAEAGVSELVVGLGTADVTAMRDEIDRFAEAMLSGR; encoded by the coding sequence ATGGAGTTCGGGTTCGTCCTGCCGAACCACGTCGGTGTCGAGGATCCCTACGACGTGGTCTCGATCGGCGTCCACGCCGAGATCGCGGGCTTCGATTCGCTCTGGGTGAACCACCATGTGATCAACGCGGGCTACGTCCGCGAGCGTCTCGGCACGCGTCCCTACCATGACGCCCTCGTCCTGCTGACGTGGCTCGCGTCCAGGACCGATCACGCGCGGCTCGGGACGAGCGTGCTCGTGCTCCCCTATCTCCATCCGATGGTGCTGGCGCGCGAGCTCGCGACCCTCGACCACCTCTCGGGCGGTCGACTGGTGGTCGGGGTCGGCGTCGGGAGCCTGCCCGACGAGAACGAAGCGATGGGCGTCCCGTACAAGGGGCGGGGGCGCTTCGCGGACGAGTTCCTCGACGTGATGGATCTCCTCTGGACCCGGGACGAGGCGAGCTTCGCGGGCGAGCACTTCTCCTTCGAGGACGTGATCTCCTCGCCGAAGCCCCTGCAACGACCACGACCGCGGATCCTCGTGGGTGGGAACAAGCGGGCTTCGATGCGTCGCGTCGCGCAACGGGGAGACGGTTGGCATCCGCTGATGCTCTCGCCCGAGGGCGTGCGGAACCGCATGGACTTCCTGCGCGAGGAGGCTGCGTCCGCCGGGCGCCCGGAGGTCGCCGAACGGGTCTCGGTGCGCGTCGACATGAGTCGGGTCCACCCAGGGACCGTCGCCGAATACGCCGAAGCGGGGGTGAGCGAGCTCGTCGTCGGCCTGGGCACCGCCGACGTGACCGCGATGCGCGACGAGATCGATCGATTCGCCGAGGCGATGCTCTCGGGGCGGTGA
- a CDS encoding NAD(P)/FAD-dependent oxidoreductase, with amino-acid sequence MSSAENLTSLPEDFDADAMRERYLKERDKRIRAEGNEQYVNVEGRFARYLDDPYVGEATPREPCMDECEVVVIGGGFGGLQTSARLVQSGIEDVRIIEAGGDFGGTWYWNRYPGAQCDIESYIYLPLLEELDYLPREKYSFAKEILAHAGAIGRHFGLYEKTFFQTKVEALRWDDEAQRWIVSTSRGDRLRARFVTMSTGPLNRPKLPGIPGLEDFEGHTFHTSRWDYDYSGGTAEGNLEGLADKRVAIVGTGATAIQCVPHVGAAAQQLYVFQRTPSTVDVRGNAPTDEAWASSLEAGWHKHRMESFNNLVTGVPQPEDLVNDGWTDLIGKTVNLATRAAQADGGANLDLPALLETANFEKMEEIRARVDAFVDDPETAEKLKPYYKMFCKRPCFNDDYLPTFNRPNVELVDTDGKGVDRITAKGLVVDDKEYEVDCIIFATGFEVGTEYSRRAGYETVGRGGRTLTEHWKDGVRTFHGMHAHGFPNCFILSQTQGGFTANFPHMLEELSTHVTQLIEHARSNGHSTIEATPAAEAAWVGEIIEKSMSGVGVIGSPDCTPGYYNNEGHDNPLAQQNSPYGGGSIQFFEKLAKWRENGGFEGLVFSS; translated from the coding sequence ATGAGCTCCGCCGAGAACCTGACCAGTCTGCCCGAGGACTTCGATGCCGACGCGATGCGCGAGCGCTACCTGAAGGAGCGCGACAAGCGGATCCGGGCCGAAGGCAACGAGCAGTACGTGAACGTCGAGGGCCGCTTCGCCCGCTACCTCGACGACCCCTACGTCGGCGAAGCGACGCCGCGTGAGCCGTGCATGGACGAGTGCGAAGTGGTCGTGATCGGCGGGGGCTTCGGCGGCCTTCAGACCAGCGCCCGCCTCGTCCAGTCGGGGATCGAGGACGTGCGGATCATCGAGGCGGGCGGCGACTTCGGCGGGACCTGGTACTGGAACCGCTATCCCGGCGCCCAGTGCGACATCGAGTCCTACATCTACCTGCCGCTCCTCGAGGAGCTCGACTACCTGCCGCGCGAGAAGTACTCGTTCGCGAAGGAGATCCTCGCCCACGCGGGCGCGATCGGGCGCCACTTCGGGCTCTACGAGAAGACGTTCTTCCAGACGAAGGTCGAGGCGCTGCGATGGGACGACGAGGCGCAGCGCTGGATCGTCTCGACGAGCCGGGGCGACCGTCTGCGCGCGCGCTTCGTGACGATGTCGACCGGCCCGCTCAATCGGCCGAAGCTCCCGGGCATCCCCGGGCTCGAGGACTTCGAAGGGCACACGTTCCACACGAGTCGCTGGGACTACGACTACAGCGGAGGGACCGCGGAGGGAAACCTCGAGGGCCTCGCCGACAAGCGCGTCGCGATCGTCGGGACGGGTGCGACCGCGATCCAGTGCGTCCCGCACGTGGGAGCCGCGGCCCAGCAGCTCTACGTCTTCCAGCGAACGCCCTCGACCGTCGACGTCCGCGGCAATGCGCCGACCGACGAAGCCTGGGCGAGCTCCCTCGAGGCGGGCTGGCACAAGCACCGGATGGAGAGCTTCAACAACCTCGTCACGGGCGTTCCGCAACCGGAAGACCTCGTGAACGACGGCTGGACCGACCTGATCGGCAAGACCGTGAATCTCGCCACGCGGGCGGCACAAGCCGACGGCGGCGCGAACCTCGACCTCCCTGCCCTGCTCGAGACCGCGAACTTCGAGAAGATGGAGGAGATCCGCGCCCGCGTGGACGCGTTCGTCGACGACCCCGAGACCGCGGAGAAGCTGAAGCCCTACTACAAGATGTTCTGCAAGCGGCCCTGCTTCAACGACGACTACCTGCCGACCTTCAACCGTCCGAACGTCGAACTCGTCGACACCGACGGCAAGGGCGTCGACCGGATCACCGCGAAGGGCCTCGTCGTCGACGACAAGGAATACGAGGTCGACTGCATCATCTTCGCGACCGGCTTCGAGGTCGGGACGGAGTACAGCCGTCGTGCGGGCTACGAGACCGTCGGCCGCGGAGGACGCACGCTCACCGAGCACTGGAAGGACGGCGTACGCACCTTCCATGGCATGCACGCCCACGGCTTCCCGAACTGCTTCATTCTGAGCCAGACGCAGGGCGGCTTCACGGCGAACTTCCCCCACATGCTGGAAGAGCTCTCCACCCACGTGACGCAGCTGATCGAGCACGCCCGCTCGAACGGACATTCGACGATCGAGGCGACGCCCGCGGCCGAAGCGGCCTGGGTCGGTGAGATCATCGAGAAGTCGATGAGCGGCGTCGGCGTGATCGGGAGCCCCGACTGCACGCCGGGCTACTACAACAACGAAGGCCACGACAACCCGCTGGCCCAGCAGAACTCGCCCTACGGCGGGGGCTCGATCCAGTTCTTCGAGAAGCTCGCGAAGTGGCGGGAGAACGGCGGGTTCGAAGGTCTGGTGTTCAGCAGCTAG
- a CDS encoding VCBS repeat-containing protein has protein sequence MTPRRAIALVLFQVVVLGCARDERGVGDRLTEARAEDGRFISWVEHRIDDSALAETRLRGADGLAIGDLDGDGFDDLVVVHEDSDHLRLSFGTGDPNDWHSVTLAEGALVAEVEDPALADLDADGDLDLVVACEDAHLAYFENPGGAQARRAAAWRSVIPTATRDRGSWIRVYAANLDDDPELEVVATNKSIPMPSGKGSMDVASSPVSIFELDGDPADPDAWRESPLAEYVVPVNARPVDLDADGDLDVLAGSRGESRMVVHENREDGWVTWPIAVANPQPIRWLGLPKGLSGFELAFADLNADGRLDIAVNDTVWSIVWLEQPERLDAPWTAHRIGWALPDSPNALTLVDVDGDGRLDLFSGGYSEDPRETETPDPGFLHRGAGIWWFEQPADATEAWMRHDVSRRVRGMYDVFVPRDLDGDGLVDFLGTRGNSGDLDGVFWLQQRRTEAPVAVFRSAWKTDSRQLPPFAR, from the coding sequence GTGACCCCGCGGAGGGCAATCGCGCTCGTCCTCTTCCAGGTCGTCGTGCTCGGCTGCGCGCGTGACGAGCGCGGCGTCGGAGATCGTCTCACCGAAGCCCGCGCGGAAGACGGCCGCTTCATCTCTTGGGTCGAGCATCGGATCGACGATTCGGCCCTCGCCGAAACGCGGCTCCGCGGCGCGGACGGGCTCGCGATCGGCGACCTCGACGGAGACGGTTTCGACGACCTGGTCGTGGTCCACGAGGACAGCGACCACCTGCGCCTCTCCTTCGGCACCGGCGATCCGAACGACTGGCACTCGGTCACGCTGGCCGAAGGCGCCCTCGTGGCCGAGGTCGAGGACCCCGCCCTCGCCGACCTCGACGCGGACGGCGATCTCGACCTCGTCGTCGCCTGCGAAGACGCCCACCTCGCGTACTTCGAGAATCCCGGCGGCGCGCAGGCGCGGCGCGCTGCCGCCTGGCGATCGGTGATCCCGACCGCGACACGCGATCGCGGATCCTGGATCCGAGTGTACGCGGCGAACCTCGACGACGACCCCGAGCTCGAGGTCGTCGCGACCAACAAGTCCATCCCGATGCCCAGCGGCAAGGGCTCGATGGACGTGGCGAGCTCTCCCGTTTCGATCTTCGAGCTCGACGGCGACCCGGCCGATCCCGACGCGTGGCGGGAATCGCCCCTCGCCGAGTACGTCGTTCCGGTGAACGCGCGTCCCGTCGACCTCGACGCCGACGGCGACCTCGACGTGCTCGCGGGCTCCCGGGGCGAGTCCCGCATGGTCGTCCACGAGAACCGCGAGGACGGCTGGGTGACCTGGCCGATCGCCGTCGCGAACCCCCAACCGATCCGCTGGCTCGGCCTTCCCAAGGGCCTCTCCGGATTCGAGCTGGCCTTCGCCGACCTGAACGCCGACGGCCGACTCGACATCGCCGTCAACGACACGGTCTGGAGCATCGTCTGGCTGGAGCAACCGGAGCGACTCGACGCGCCCTGGACTGCGCATCGCATCGGCTGGGCCCTGCCCGATTCGCCCAACGCCCTCACCCTCGTGGACGTCGACGGCGACGGTCGCCTCGATCTCTTCTCCGGCGGCTACAGCGAAGACCCGCGCGAGACGGAGACCCCCGACCCGGGCTTCCTCCATCGCGGCGCCGGCATCTGGTGGTTCGAGCAACCGGCGGACGCCACCGAAGCGTGGATGCGCCACGACGTATCCCGTCGCGTGCGCGGGATGTACGACGTGTTCGTGCCCCGCGATCTCGACGGGGACGGCCTCGTCGACTTCCTGGGGACCCGCGGCAACAGCGGCGACCTCGACGGCGTGTTCTGGCTGCAGCAGCGCCGAACCGAGGCTCCCGTTGCCGTCTTCCGAAGCGCCTGGAAGACCGACAGTCGGCAGCTCCCTCCCTTCGCGCGCTAG
- a CDS encoding PQQ-dependent dehydrogenase, methanol/ethanol family: protein MPVPVLRLALPALLVAACALACLPGGPREEAGPAKPSAAAAVGSARLLAADSEPGSWMSYGRTYSEQRFSPLDTIDTQNVSDLGLAWSFDLETERGIEATSIVVDGVMYATSAWSIVHALDARTGEKLWTYDPQVAKDKQKHACCDVVNRGVAVWEGRVYFGALDGRLIALDAATGQVEWSVATVDPALPYTITGAPRVIRGKVLIGNGGAEYGVRGFISAYDAATGELAWRFYTVPGNPAKGFENDAMEMAAKTWNGEWWALGGGGGTVWDAMAHDPDLDLLYIGVGNGTPWNQAIRSPGGGDNLFLSSIVALRPDTGEYVWHYQTTPGETWDYTATQHIILAELEIDGRDRKVLMQAPKNGFFYVLDRETGELLSAEKFMGATWASHVDMETGRPVETENARYGDGPQLTWPSYLGGHNWHPMSFNPETGLVYIPVLDFPANYGHPDEFGFEYRPGAPNLGIDGITGSLPDDQAERDALGALVKGRLLAWDPVQQKEAWRVEHPGTWNGGTLTTAGNLVFQGTSNGELVAFRANDGERLWSFPTQTGVVAPAMTYELDGEQYVSVNVGWGGAFALVFGEYVRSESMPNVSRVLTFKLGADGALPEVEWQKRVAFDPPVQTASPETIRKGYSIYQDVCLGCHGLNAVSGLLIPDLRGSAYLHDQTAFDSVVLGGALRQNGMAAFGEQLDAEESAAIRAYVIQQAWRGKALAETAP, encoded by the coding sequence ATGCCCGTGCCCGTGCTCCGTCTCGCTCTGCCCGCCCTGCTCGTTGCCGCCTGCGCGCTCGCCTGCCTCCCGGGCGGCCCGAGGGAGGAAGCCGGCCCCGCGAAGCCCAGCGCGGCGGCGGCGGTCGGGAGCGCGCGCCTCCTCGCCGCCGACAGCGAGCCCGGCAGCTGGATGAGCTACGGCCGGACCTACTCGGAACAGCGCTTCAGTCCCCTCGACACGATCGATACCCAGAACGTGTCCGACCTCGGCCTCGCCTGGTCCTTCGATCTCGAGACGGAGCGAGGAATCGAAGCGACGTCCATCGTGGTCGACGGTGTGATGTACGCGACCTCCGCCTGGTCGATCGTCCACGCGCTCGACGCGCGCACGGGCGAGAAGCTCTGGACCTACGACCCGCAGGTCGCCAAGGACAAGCAGAAGCACGCCTGCTGCGACGTGGTCAACCGCGGGGTCGCGGTCTGGGAGGGTCGCGTCTACTTCGGCGCGCTCGACGGTCGTCTGATCGCCCTCGACGCGGCAACCGGCCAGGTCGAATGGTCGGTCGCGACGGTGGACCCGGCGCTCCCCTACACCATCACCGGCGCCCCGCGCGTGATCCGCGGCAAGGTCCTGATCGGGAATGGCGGCGCCGAGTACGGCGTCCGCGGATTCATCTCCGCCTACGATGCCGCGACCGGCGAGCTGGCCTGGCGCTTCTACACGGTCCCCGGAAACCCCGCGAAGGGCTTCGAGAACGACGCGATGGAGATGGCCGCGAAGACCTGGAACGGCGAGTGGTGGGCGCTCGGGGGCGGCGGCGGAACGGTCTGGGACGCGATGGCCCACGATCCCGATCTCGACCTCCTCTACATCGGCGTCGGCAACGGCACGCCCTGGAACCAGGCGATCCGCTCTCCGGGCGGGGGCGACAACCTCTTCCTCTCGTCAATCGTCGCACTCCGGCCCGACACCGGCGAATACGTCTGGCACTACCAGACCACGCCCGGCGAGACCTGGGACTACACCGCGACCCAGCACATCATCCTCGCGGAGCTCGAGATCGACGGCCGCGACCGCAAGGTCCTGATGCAGGCGCCGAAGAACGGCTTCTTCTACGTCCTCGATCGCGAGACGGGCGAGCTCCTGTCGGCCGAGAAGTTCATGGGCGCGACCTGGGCGAGTCACGTCGACATGGAGACCGGCCGCCCCGTCGAGACCGAGAACGCGCGCTACGGCGACGGGCCCCAGCTCACCTGGCCGTCCTATCTCGGCGGTCACAACTGGCACCCCATGTCCTTCAACCCCGAGACCGGGCTCGTCTACATCCCGGTCCTCGACTTCCCGGCGAACTACGGGCATCCGGACGAGTTCGGCTTCGAGTACCGCCCCGGCGCCCCGAACCTCGGGATCGACGGCATCACGGGGTCGCTCCCCGACGACCAGGCCGAGCGCGACGCCCTCGGCGCCCTCGTGAAGGGACGGCTGCTCGCCTGGGATCCGGTCCAGCAGAAGGAAGCGTGGCGGGTCGAACACCCGGGGACCTGGAACGGAGGAACGCTCACGACCGCTGGCAATCTCGTCTTCCAGGGCACGTCGAACGGCGAGCTCGTCGCCTTCCGGGCGAACGACGGCGAACGGCTCTGGTCCTTCCCGACGCAGACCGGCGTCGTCGCGCCGGCGATGACCTACGAGCTCGACGGAGAGCAGTACGTCTCGGTCAACGTCGGCTGGGGCGGCGCCTTCGCGCTGGTCTTCGGCGAGTACGTGCGCTCGGAGAGCATGCCGAACGTGAGCCGCGTCCTGACGTTCAAGCTCGGAGCGGACGGCGCCCTGCCCGAGGTCGAGTGGCAGAAGCGCGTGGCCTTCGATCCGCCGGTGCAGACGGCCTCGCCCGAGACGATCCGCAAGGGGTACTCGATCTACCAGGACGTCTGTCTCGGCTGCCACGGCTTGAACGCGGTCTCCGGTCTCTTGATCCCGGACCTGCGCGGCTCCGCCTATCTCCACGACCAGACGGCCTTCGACAGCGTCGTGCTGGGTGGCGCGCTCCGACAGAACGGCATGGCGGCCTTCGGCGAGCAGCTCGACGCCGAGGAGAGCGCAGCGATCCGGGCCTACGTGATCCAGCAGGCCTGGCGTGGAAAGGCGCTCGCCGAAACGGCCCCATGA
- a CDS encoding NfeD family protein, translating into MPWWGWITVGALLLVAEIAIVDLEFYLVFLGASALLTGLVMLGGATLPIWGQWLLFAALATASFGFFRKALYTRLRPPPDGEIREGLAGDRGVASEAIAAGARGSIMLRGATWTARNVGDAPIQEGGACVVERTEGLVVDVRAE; encoded by the coding sequence ATGCCCTGGTGGGGCTGGATCACAGTCGGTGCGCTCCTGCTCGTCGCCGAGATCGCGATCGTCGATCTCGAGTTCTACCTCGTCTTTCTCGGCGCCTCCGCCCTTCTGACCGGACTCGTGATGCTCGGCGGGGCCACTCTCCCGATCTGGGGCCAGTGGCTCCTCTTCGCGGCGCTCGCGACGGCCTCCTTCGGTTTCTTCCGCAAGGCGCTCTACACGCGACTGCGCCCGCCGCCGGACGGAGAGATCCGCGAAGGCCTGGCCGGTGATCGCGGGGTCGCGAGCGAAGCCATCGCAGCGGGCGCTCGCGGCTCGATCATGCTGCGGGGCGCGACATGGACCGCTCGAAACGTCGGCGACGCACCGATCCAGGAAGGCGGCGCCTGCGTCGTCGAGCGGACCGAGGGCCTCGTCGTCGACGTTCGCGCCGAGTAG